In a single window of the Flavobacterium ammoniigenes genome:
- a CDS encoding alpha-ketoacid dehydrogenase subunit alpha/beta, whose translation MVQEKTTTALTFEDFKIEVLNDYKIAITSRECSLLGRKEVLTGKAKFGIFGDGKEVPQLAMAKYFKNGDFRSGYYRDQTFMMAIGKLTIKEFFAGLYGHTDLDYEPMSAGRQMGGHFVTHSLHADGSWKNLTKQKNSSSDISPTAAQMPRLLGLAYASKIYREVPGITNAANFSIEGNEIAWGTIGNASTSEGVFFETINAAGVLQVPMVMSVWDDEYGISVHAKHQTTKESISEILKGYQRENGSNGFEILQVKGWDYADLIATYEKAANVARKEHVPVLVHVSQLTQPQGHSSSGSHERYKSAERLAWEKEYDCIRQMRLWMIAINIASPEELDMIDANAKTAVLEGKKEAWKEFIEPIITEQKELVALLERVAEMSQNKSKILQYISVLKNIKDPLKKEILGTARKVLRLVINESGQAEVAQWIQSYTAVTQHKFSSHLHSESNSNVNSVQPIAPKYSDNSIADTDGRMIVRDNFDALFTKYPQALVFGEDAGNIGDVNQGLEGMQEKYGELRVTDAGIREATIIGQGIGLALRGLRPIAEIQYLDYLLYAIQILSDDLATLQYRTFGRQKAPLIIRTRGHRLEGIWHSGSPMGMIINAIRGIHVLVPRNMTQAAGFYNTLLEADEPALVIECLNGYRLKEKAPLNYGEFKTPIGIVETLREGKDITLVSYGSTLRLVEQAANELAEIGIDCEVIDIQSLLPFDINKDIVKSIAKTNRLLVIDEDVPGGASAYILQQIIEVQDGYSYLDSKPQTLTSKAHRPAYGTDGDYFSKPSVDDIYEKIYAMMSEARPNQYPDLY comes from the coding sequence ATGGTACAAGAAAAAACTACTACGGCCTTAACTTTTGAAGACTTCAAAATAGAAGTTTTGAATGATTACAAAATTGCGATAACAAGCAGAGAATGTAGTTTGTTAGGTCGTAAAGAAGTACTTACTGGAAAGGCTAAATTTGGCATCTTTGGAGACGGAAAAGAAGTACCGCAATTAGCCATGGCTAAATACTTCAAAAATGGAGACTTCCGCTCTGGTTACTATCGTGATCAAACCTTTATGATGGCGATAGGTAAATTAACCATTAAAGAATTTTTTGCTGGTTTGTATGGGCATACTGATTTGGATTATGAACCCATGTCGGCAGGAAGACAAATGGGAGGTCATTTTGTAACACACAGTTTACACGCCGATGGTTCTTGGAAAAATTTAACCAAACAAAAAAACTCAAGCTCAGACATCTCCCCTACGGCAGCTCAAATGCCACGCCTTTTAGGATTAGCATATGCTTCAAAAATATACAGAGAAGTTCCCGGAATTACTAATGCAGCAAATTTTTCAATCGAAGGAAATGAAATTGCTTGGGGTACTATTGGCAATGCCAGTACCTCTGAAGGGGTTTTCTTTGAAACAATCAATGCTGCAGGAGTTTTACAAGTACCTATGGTAATGAGTGTTTGGGACGATGAATATGGAATTTCGGTTCATGCCAAGCACCAAACTACTAAAGAAAGTATTTCAGAAATTTTAAAAGGCTACCAAAGAGAAAACGGAAGCAATGGTTTTGAAATCCTTCAAGTAAAAGGTTGGGATTATGCTGATTTAATTGCCACCTACGAAAAGGCAGCTAATGTAGCGCGAAAAGAACATGTACCCGTTTTAGTTCATGTTTCACAATTAACTCAACCCCAAGGTCATTCAAGTTCTGGGTCTCATGAACGTTACAAAAGCGCGGAAAGATTAGCTTGGGAAAAAGAATATGACTGTATTCGTCAAATGCGATTGTGGATGATCGCTATTAATATAGCCTCACCAGAAGAATTGGATATGATCGATGCCAATGCAAAAACCGCAGTTCTTGAAGGTAAAAAAGAAGCCTGGAAAGAATTTATTGAGCCTATTATTACCGAACAAAAAGAGCTCGTTGCGCTGCTAGAAAGAGTAGCCGAAATGAGTCAAAATAAATCTAAAATTCTTCAATACATATCCGTATTAAAAAATATTAAAGATCCATTAAAAAAGGAAATTTTAGGCACCGCTCGTAAGGTATTGCGTTTGGTAATCAACGAAAGTGGTCAAGCCGAAGTAGCCCAATGGATTCAAAGTTATACTGCAGTAACCCAGCATAAATTTAGTAGCCATTTGCATTCTGAATCCAATTCGAATGTTAACTCAGTCCAGCCAATAGCTCCGAAATATAGTGACAACAGTATCGCTGATACGGATGGCCGAATGATTGTTAGAGACAATTTTGACGCCTTGTTTACCAAATATCCTCAAGCCTTAGTTTTTGGCGAAGACGCCGGAAATATTGGCGATGTGAACCAAGGTCTTGAAGGCATGCAAGAAAAATATGGAGAATTGCGTGTGACTGATGCTGGTATTAGAGAAGCTACTATTATCGGTCAAGGAATTGGATTGGCTTTACGTGGACTTCGCCCTATTGCCGAAATACAATATTTAGATTATTTATTGTATGCCATTCAAATATTAAGTGATGATTTGGCCACCTTACAATACCGAACATTTGGAAGACAAAAAGCACCATTAATTATTCGAACACGCGGCCATCGATTAGAAGGTATTTGGCATTCTGGCTCTCCAATGGGAATGATCATTAATGCCATTAGAGGAATTCACGTTTTGGTTCCAAGAAATATGACACAAGCCGCTGGCTTTTACAATACGCTTTTAGAAGCTGATGAACCCGCTTTAGTCATTGAATGTTTGAATGGATACCGATTAAAAGAAAAAGCACCATTGAATTATGGTGAGTTTAAAACTCCTATTGGAATCGTAGAAACACTTCGAGAAGGAAAAGATATTACGCTAGTTTCGTATGGTTCTACTTTACGTTTAGTAGAACAAGCCGCTAATGAATTAGCAGAAATAGGCATCGATTGCGAAGTGATTGACATCCAATCATTGTTACCGTTTGATATCAATAAGGATATTGTTAAAAGTATTGCCAAAACGAATCGATTATTAGTAATCGATGAAGATGTTCCTGGAGGAGCCTCGGCCTATATCTTACAACAAATTATAGAAGTACAAGATGGTTATTCGTATTTAGATAGTAAACCTCAAACTTTAACTTCTAAGGCTCACCGTCCAGCTTATGGAACGGATGGCGACTATTTTTCAAAACCATCAGTGGATGATATTTATGAAAAAATATATGCCATGATGAGCGAAGCCAGACCCAACCAATACCCTGATTTGTATTAA
- a CDS encoding type IX secretion system membrane protein PorP/SprF gives MKIKNIYTLFLFVAIQSAFSQDFAVKNQNKVMGTLNPSFYGFGDSSKAGAIYSTEGYNEGSKIETRFGFANHFFADNDFSLAFDVNSTKISQLGFSINEAKLHYIYNTRLSYEWTFNPSISVGYGNSRLDYSSLVFEDQINVLTGYIAEVSRDPVNIDNKINYLDVGAAAVVHNNRNLFFGLSIKHINRPETSFNSQASNKKDMLMSFQTGYEKDINQYGQSAFLPENSYLYLYNSFTKQGTKSRFDLYQELILGNISFGINEHFNKYDGFSVSQIGTSLSIFIEEIEVGANYSFDMGSKKTVGASYTSFELYLTFDFNPFKKNRRGNNSRFYDMQ, from the coding sequence ATGAAAATAAAAAATATATATACACTTTTTCTATTTGTTGCCATTCAAAGTGCTTTTTCTCAAGATTTTGCAGTAAAAAATCAGAATAAAGTTATGGGTACACTCAATCCAAGTTTTTATGGTTTTGGAGACTCTTCCAAAGCGGGTGCTATTTACAGTACCGAAGGATATAATGAGGGAAGTAAAATTGAAACACGATTTGGATTTGCGAATCACTTTTTTGCAGACAATGATTTTTCATTGGCATTCGATGTTAATTCTACTAAAATTAGCCAGTTAGGATTTTCAATCAATGAAGCGAAGTTGCATTATATCTATAATACTCGATTGTCATATGAATGGACATTTAATCCTTCTATCTCGGTTGGTTATGGAAATAGCAGATTAGATTATTCATCTTTAGTTTTTGAAGATCAAATTAATGTTTTGACAGGATATATTGCAGAAGTCTCAAGAGATCCAGTTAATATTGATAATAAAATTAATTATTTAGATGTTGGAGCAGCTGCAGTGGTTCATAATAATAGAAATCTATTTTTTGGATTAAGTATAAAACATATTAATCGACCTGAAACATCTTTTAATAGTCAAGCAAGTAATAAAAAAGATATGTTAATGTCTTTTCAAACAGGGTACGAAAAAGATATAAATCAGTATGGGCAAAGTGCTTTTTTACCTGAAAACTCCTATTTGTATTTGTATAATTCATTTACTAAACAAGGAACTAAATCACGTTTTGATTTGTATCAAGAATTGATTTTGGGTAACATTTCTTTTGGAATTAATGAACATTTTAATAAATACGATGGTTTTTCAGTTTCACAAATAGGAACTTCATTGAGTATTTTTATAGAAGAAATTGAAGTTGGAGCGAATTATTCGTTCGATATGGGAAGTAAAAAAACGGTTGGAGCTAGTTATACTTCATTTGAATTGTACCTCACTTTTGATTTTAATCCATTTAAGAAAAATCGAAGAGGTAACAATAGTCGTTTTTACGATATGCAATAA